The Nostoc sp. 'Lobaria pulmonaria (5183) cyanobiont' DNA window ATTTGTTGGCGGAAGTACTCATGGCTCCATTCTCGACGTGCCACACCGACAATGGTAGTTTCTGGGGGAATACGCCGTTCTCGCCGCAATTTATAAAGTGCTGGCACTAGTTTGCGCCAAGTGAGATCGCCAGAAGCGCCAAAAATGACAATAATCTGGGGTTCGGGCATCCTTTGTTGTTGCAGACCAACGCGCAAGGGATTTTCTAGCAGACTAACCATAACAATTTTGGATTTTGGATTTTGGATTTTGGATTTTGAGATTGGGTATGGGGGATGGGGATGGGGGATGAGTTATTTTCCTTGTCCCCCTTGTCCCCTTATCCCCAATACCCAGTCCCTACACTGGTGACAATACCTTGATCTTCTCTTCTAAAGAGTTCATCAAGGACTGGAAGGGCTGGATAAACTTGTCAATACCATCGACTAACAGTTCATCCATTACGGTATCGAGATCGATGTTGATGTCGGGATCTTTGAGGTTTTCGATCAGCGTGTAAGCATTTTCTACATCCGTTTCTAAGCGATCGCTTACGTTACAATGATCGGCACAAGCTTTAATCGTCGCTGGTGGTACGGTGTTGACGGTATCACGGCCAATCAACTCTTCGATATACATTACGTCTCTGTAGTTAGGGTCTTTGGTGCTGGTGCTGGCCCAAAGTAGCCGCTGTACTGTGGCCCCTTTTTCTACCAAGGCTTTCCAACGATCGCTCTCGATAATTTTCTTGTATTCCTGGTATGCAATCTTAGCGTTAGCGATCGCTACTTTCCCTTTAACAGCCAAGAGCTTTGCTTCTACGGCAATATCATCAACGCCTTTTTTCAACTTAGCATCAATCTTGCCGTCAATGTTGCTATCGATCCGACTGAGGAAGAAGCTAGCGACTGAAGCAATTTTACTGATGTCCTTACCTTCAGCCACCCCTTTTTCTAAGCCCCGAATATAAGCCCAAGCTGTGTTTATGTAGCTTTCTACAGAAAACAGCAACGTGATATTAACATTCATCCCTTCGGCTATTACCTGCTCCACTGCTGGCAAACCAGGTTCTGTGCCGGGAATTTTAATCATCAAATTTTCCCGACCAACTTCTTGGAAATAGCGACGAGCTTCAGCTATTGTTGCTTCAGTATCATGGGCAATGGTTGGCGGGACTTCGATACTCACATAACCATCTAGTCTATTCGAGGCTTCATAAACAGGGCGTAAAATATCACAGGCATTACGGATATCTGCAAAAACTAGGGATTCGTAAATTTTGTGTGTCGGTAAGCCAGCCCGAACTCCGGCTTCGATATCGCCATCATAAATGACGTTACCTGCGATCGCTTTTTCAAAGATGGCTGGGTTAGAGGTAATCCCAGAGATACCTTGATTTTCAACCAGGTCTTTGAGTTCGCCTGATTGAATAATGTCACGGGTCAAATTATCCATCCAGATACTTTGACCGTATTGGTTAATTTCTAGTAGATGATTGGTAGCCATAGCTAGTTTCTTTCACTCCTGTATAGTGATGCTTCTAAGTAAATTTGGCAAAACGCATCAAATAATTGATGGTTACTTTTGAATTGTGGCGTTGCCAATTATTTATTGCATCGGCCAGCTGAGATAATCCTTAATTGATCTTCAAAAAGCGCTATTTTGCATTCCCAATCCTAAATCACCATGATTAACGTTTAATTAATGGCAGATGAGAGTACAGCACAGAGGAAATAAGTCACTCTTATAAAACGTCTAAAACCCTTACGTAACAGTAATTACGAATTACGAATTGTCTTCTAGTGTCCGTTTTGAATAAAAGACTCTACCTTTGCTACATCCTCTTTGCTACCAATAATTAAAGGCGTGCGCTGATGCAGTTTTTTTGGCACCACATCCAAGATATTTACTAGTCCTGTAGTAGCACGGCCGCCAGCTTGCTCAATCAAAAAGGCGAGAGGAGCCGTTTCATAAAGCAAGCGTAATTTTCCTTCTGGGTTTTGAATTGTACCTGGGTAGAGAAACACGCCGCCTTGAACCAAAATTCTATGGATGTCGCTTACCATTGCGCCGCTATAACGAGCGCTGTAGCCTTCTGTGCGATGAACGTAGCGAATGTATTCTCGAATCGATTCTTCCCACTGCCAGAAGTTACCTTCGTTCACGCTGTAAACAGAACCGTGGTTAGGAATGCGAATATTTTCTTCTGTGAGAATAAACTCTCCTAAGCTGGGATCGAGGACAAAAGAATGAACGCCCTTACCTATAGTATAAACCAACATCGTGCAGGGTCCATACAGGATGTATCCCGCAGCGAGTTGCTTACGTCCATTGGTGAGGAGATCGGTTGCCTTGCCATCGCTATCAGTTCCTTCTTGTTGGCGAATGGCGAAAATGGAACCTAAGCTGAGATTATTATCAGTGTTGGATGAGCCATCAATTGGGTCATACAGCAGGGTATAGCGTCCAATGGGGCAATTTTCTGGGATGTAGTAGGGATTTTCCATTTCCTCAGAAGCGAGGCGACAGACTAAGCCGCTTTGCTTAAACACTGAGATAAATACATCATTGGCATAGACATCCATCTTTTTGACGGATTCGCCTTGGACATTAACTTCCCCAGTAAATCCGAGAACGCCTTCCATTAAACCAGCGCGACTCATGCGACGAGCAACCAGTTTCCCAGCCAGGGC harbors:
- the tal gene encoding transaldolase yields the protein MATNHLLEINQYGQSIWMDNLTRDIIQSGELKDLVENQGISGITSNPAIFEKAIAGNVIYDGDIEAGVRAGLPTHKIYESLVFADIRNACDILRPVYEASNRLDGYVSIEVPPTIAHDTEATIAEARRYFQEVGRENLMIKIPGTEPGLPAVEQVIAEGMNVNITLLFSVESYINTAWAYIRGLEKGVAEGKDISKIASVASFFLSRIDSNIDGKIDAKLKKGVDDIAVEAKLLAVKGKVAIANAKIAYQEYKKIIESDRWKALVEKGATVQRLLWASTSTKDPNYRDVMYIEELIGRDTVNTVPPATIKACADHCNVSDRLETDVENAYTLIENLKDPDINIDLDTVMDELLVDGIDKFIQPFQSLMNSLEEKIKVLSPV
- the fbp gene encoding class 1 fructose-bisphosphatase yields the protein MAKAPESLDLSTDDITDRALDRDCTTLSRHVLQQLQSFSPDAQDLSALMNRIALAGKLVARRMSRAGLMEGVLGFTGEVNVQGESVKKMDVYANDVFISVFKQSGLVCRLASEEMENPYYIPENCPIGRYTLLYDPIDGSSNTDNNLSLGSIFAIRQQEGTDSDGKATDLLTNGRKQLAAGYILYGPCTMLVYTIGKGVHSFVLDPSLGEFILTEENIRIPNHGSVYSVNEGNFWQWEESIREYIRYVHRTEGYSARYSGAMVSDIHRILVQGGVFLYPGTIQNPEGKLRLLYETAPLAFLIEQAGGRATTGLVNILDVVPKKLHQRTPLIIGSKEDVAKVESFIQNGH